A single genomic interval of Shewanella halotolerans harbors:
- a CDS encoding M14 family metallopeptidase codes for MLISANFDGGNIEVINQDDINNVQLAIRPDEGGEFFQWFNFRLQGEVGQRYTLNIINAGQASYTKGWEGYQAVATYDRQQWFRLPTQYQDGKLTIEVELDCEMIQIAYFAPYSYERHQDLLSAVQVHPLVSLEHLGKTLDDRDMTLVKVGDEDEEKAKIWITARQHPGETMAEWLVEGLLNNLLDGDCPTAKALLDKANFYIVPNMNPDGGVRGHLRTNAKGVNLNREWQSPSLEKSPEVYHVVNRMKETGVDLYYDVHGDEGLPYVFLAGCEGVPGYNQKMADQQADFVKALLMASADFQDEFGYDKDEPGQANLTVASNWVAQTFGCLSNTLEMPFKDNANMPDPMSGWSPERCIYLGEASLLAMLAVVDKLR; via the coding sequence ATGCTAATCAGTGCCAATTTTGACGGCGGTAATATTGAGGTCATCAACCAAGATGATATCAATAATGTGCAACTGGCCATTAGACCCGATGAAGGGGGCGAGTTTTTCCAGTGGTTCAACTTTCGTTTGCAAGGTGAAGTTGGCCAGCGCTATACCCTGAATATCATCAACGCGGGCCAAGCCTCTTACACTAAGGGCTGGGAAGGCTATCAGGCCGTGGCTACCTACGACAGACAGCAATGGTTCCGCCTGCCGACTCAGTATCAAGATGGCAAGCTCACTATAGAGGTGGAACTGGATTGCGAGATGATCCAGATTGCCTATTTCGCGCCCTATAGCTACGAGCGTCATCAGGATCTGCTTAGCGCCGTTCAGGTGCATCCACTCGTCTCACTCGAGCATCTAGGTAAGACCTTAGACGATCGCGACATGACCCTGGTTAAGGTGGGTGATGAAGATGAAGAGAAAGCTAAGATCTGGATCACCGCGCGACAACATCCGGGTGAAACCATGGCCGAGTGGCTGGTGGAAGGCCTGCTGAACAACCTTCTCGATGGTGATTGTCCGACGGCTAAGGCGCTGCTGGATAAGGCCAACTTCTATATCGTACCAAACATGAACCCGGATGGCGGCGTGCGTGGCCACCTGAGAACCAATGCCAAGGGCGTTAACCTTAACCGCGAATGGCAGAGTCCGTCGCTAGAGAAGAGCCCTGAGGTGTATCATGTGGTCAATCGCATGAAAGAGACGGGCGTCGATCTCTATTATGATGTACACGGTGACGAAGGCCTGCCATATGTGTTCCTCGCAGGTTGTGAAGGCGTGCCGGGTTACAATCAAAAGATGGCGGATCAGCAGGCCGATTTCGTTAAGGCATTGCTGATGGCGAGCGCCGATTTCCAGGATGAGTTTGGCTATGATAAAGACGAGCCAGGCCAGGCTAACTTGACGGTTGCGTCAAACTGGGTAGCGCAGACCTTCGGCTGTCTCTCTAACACCCTAGAGATGCCATTTAAAGATAACGCCAACATGCCAGATCCTATGTCTGGTTGGTCACCTGAGCGTTGCATCTACCTGGGTGA
- a CDS encoding response regulator transcription factor: protein MERVLLVDDDPFAREVLYLGLVASGYQVHCASNGQEALLILGKMAIDLIILDIEMPLVDGFAFLESRSDNLPVILISATDEEERRVKGFRLGADDFLSKPVSVRELVVRIEALRRRAAITKAQLTDVLPLPIKAIYFNQNDFSIEVAERRVSLTQTEFKLLKYLFDRKGEVITKQELQKSVLKKDLGQFDRNLDMHISNTRRKLAKICLPKTIINTVRGQGYSFLC from the coding sequence ATGGAAAGAGTGTTACTCGTTGATGATGATCCCTTTGCGCGCGAAGTCCTTTATCTTGGCCTAGTCGCCAGCGGGTATCAGGTGCATTGTGCCAGTAATGGCCAGGAAGCACTGCTTATTTTAGGCAAAATGGCGATCGATCTCATTATCTTGGATATCGAGATGCCCCTTGTGGATGGCTTTGCGTTTCTAGAGTCACGCAGCGACAACCTGCCGGTGATCCTGATCTCGGCTACCGATGAAGAGGAGCGGCGGGTTAAAGGGTTTCGTCTCGGCGCCGACGATTTTCTCTCTAAACCTGTGAGTGTACGTGAGCTGGTGGTGCGCATCGAAGCCCTGCGTCGCCGTGCGGCCATCACCAAAGCGCAGCTGACCGACGTTCTGCCACTACCGATAAAGGCGATCTATTTTAATCAGAATGATTTCAGCATAGAGGTGGCTGAGCGGCGCGTATCCCTGACTCAGACCGAGTTTAAGCTGCTCAAATACCTGTTTGATCGCAAAGGAGAGGTGATAACCAAACAGGAGTTGCAGAAAAGTGTGCTGAAGAAAGATCTGGGACAGTTTGATCGAAACCTGGATATGCACATCAGTAATACAAGGCGTAAACTTGCCAAGATCTGTCTGCCAAAAACCATCATCAATACCGTTCGTGGTCAGGGTTACAGCTTTCTGTGTTAG
- a CDS encoding DUF885 domain-containing protein: MKNSVIAAAIVLGLGSLTACQTHTSETATPQMASATEVQALSFAEFSNQFIDALWQQSPTWALYSGYHKYDGVLKVPNAQSRIESLAFVEAQLKLLNGFDVNTLTPSELIDYKLIENLLQQDRWEIDTFKSWQWNPANYNVAGGFAQLVNEDFAPLDERLRSFLARMENVPAYYAAAKENIDKPTLEHTQLAIMQNRGAFSVFSDDLLKQVAASGLSDDEKTLFNSRFKLAVDAINQHIDWLTGLEAKLTKEGARSFRIGEELYEQKFAFDIQSGMSAKQLYEKALADKARVQGEMAKITTQLWSKYFKTEMPSDTKVATRQLIDKLSARHVKREDFVAEVRAQIPELVKFVNDKQLVTLDPNKPLVVRETPEYMRGFAGASISAPGPYEKTGNTYYNVTPLDGMSDPSAESYLREYNHWILQVLNIHEAIPGHYTQLVYSNESPSLVKSLFGNGAMVEGWAVYAERMMLEEGYGNFEPEMWLMYYKWNLRVIANTILDYSIQVKGMTEEEAIALMTQEAFQQQAEAEGKWRRATLSQVQLTSYYAGYREIYDFREELKAKQGEDFNLKGFHEQFLSYGSAPVKYIRQLMLK, translated from the coding sequence ATGAAGAATAGCGTCATCGCTGCCGCCATCGTCCTGGGGTTAGGTAGTCTTACCGCCTGTCAGACACACACTAGCGAAACTGCAACTCCTCAGATGGCGAGTGCTACCGAGGTACAGGCACTGAGTTTTGCCGAGTTTTCTAATCAATTTATCGATGCCTTGTGGCAGCAGTCGCCGACCTGGGCGCTCTACAGTGGTTATCACAAATATGACGGTGTGCTTAAGGTGCCCAATGCCCAAAGCCGCATCGAGAGCTTAGCCTTCGTCGAGGCCCAACTTAAACTGCTAAATGGCTTTGATGTGAATACGCTAACCCCGAGTGAGCTTATCGACTACAAGTTGATTGAGAACCTGTTGCAGCAAGATCGCTGGGAGATAGACACCTTCAAGTCTTGGCAATGGAACCCCGCGAACTACAACGTAGCCGGTGGATTCGCTCAGCTGGTTAACGAAGACTTTGCACCGCTTGATGAGCGTCTACGTTCCTTCCTGGCTCGCATGGAAAATGTACCCGCCTATTATGCTGCGGCAAAAGAGAATATTGACAAGCCGACCCTAGAGCATACCCAGTTAGCCATAATGCAAAACCGCGGCGCCTTCAGCGTCTTCTCTGATGACCTATTGAAGCAGGTTGCCGCCTCGGGTCTCAGCGATGATGAGAAAACCCTGTTCAATAGCCGTTTCAAGCTCGCGGTCGATGCCATTAATCAACATATCGACTGGTTGACTGGCCTGGAAGCCAAGCTGACTAAAGAGGGCGCCCGTAGCTTTAGAATTGGTGAAGAGCTTTATGAGCAGAAGTTTGCCTTCGATATTCAGTCTGGCATGTCGGCCAAGCAGCTCTATGAAAAGGCCCTGGCCGATAAGGCAAGAGTCCAGGGCGAGATGGCTAAGATCACCACACAGCTGTGGAGCAAGTATTTCAAGACAGAGATGCCCAGTGACACTAAGGTGGCGACTCGTCAGCTAATTGATAAGCTGTCGGCCCGCCATGTGAAACGCGAAGACTTTGTTGCCGAGGTGCGCGCCCAGATCCCCGAGTTGGTCAAGTTTGTCAACGACAAGCAGTTGGTGACGTTAGATCCTAACAAGCCCTTGGTGGTGCGTGAAACCCCAGAATATATGCGTGGTTTCGCCGGCGCTTCGATTAGCGCACCGGGCCCCTATGAGAAGACGGGGAATACCTACTACAACGTCACACCGCTGGATGGCATGAGCGATCCTTCTGCCGAGAGTTACCTGAGAGAATACAACCATTGGATCTTGCAGGTGCTTAATATTCATGAGGCGATCCCGGGTCACTACACCCAGCTGGTTTACTCTAATGAGTCGCCAAGCCTAGTGAAGAGCCTGTTTGGTAACGGTGCCATGGTTGAAGGTTGGGCGGTTTACGCCGAGCGTATGATGCTGGAAGAGGGCTATGGTAACTTCGAGCCAGAGATGTGGCTCATGTATTACAAGTGGAACCTTAGGGTCATTGCCAACACCATTTTGGACTACAGCATTCAGGTGAAGGGGATGACAGAGGAGGAGGCGATTGCGCTGATGACTCAGGAAGCCTTCCAACAACAGGCTGAGGCCGAAGGCAAGTGGCGCCGCGCAACCCTTAGCCAGGTGCAGCTCACCAGCTACTATGCGGGTTATCGTGAGATCTATGATTTCCGCGAGGAGTTAAAGGCCAAGCAGGGAGAGGACTTTAACCTAAAAGGCTTCCACGAACAGTTCTTAAGCTATGGTAGCGCGCCGGTGAAATACATTCGCCAGTTGATGCTCAAGTAG
- a CDS encoding substrate-binding periplasmic protein, whose amino-acid sequence MTKIDQPYSVIFLPWGRAQNSVKQGKYDGFFSASRNEWRDQFAVQSNTFIQQEWNFYYHNKYRIPTSMNSLKSDTLFGARIHSNSAHWLAKNKFRKVKIFPTINELVKLLDARRIDGVMENALLFEEQVRQSHLSMDAFVKRPNMRIDLGVYFGKTFLEKHPGFLARFNRHTEECRFDYQ is encoded by the coding sequence ATGACAAAAATCGATCAACCCTATAGCGTGATCTTCCTCCCCTGGGGCCGGGCTCAAAACAGCGTCAAGCAGGGAAAATATGATGGCTTCTTCTCCGCCTCACGCAACGAATGGCGCGATCAATTTGCCGTACAGAGTAATACTTTCATTCAACAGGAATGGAACTTCTATTACCACAACAAATATCGGATCCCGACCAGCATGAATAGCCTGAAATCCGATACCCTGTTTGGCGCCCGCATCCATTCCAATAGCGCCCACTGGTTAGCCAAGAATAAGTTCAGAAAGGTGAAGATTTTTCCCACCATTAACGAGCTGGTCAAATTACTGGATGCCAGGCGCATAGATGGTGTGATGGAGAATGCGCTGCTGTTCGAGGAGCAGGTACGTCAGTCGCACCTCTCAATGGACGCCTTCGTCAAACGCCCGAACATGCGTATCGATCTCGGGGTCTACTTTGGTAAAACCTTCCTGGAGAAGCATCCTGGCTTCCTCGCCAGGTTCAACCGTCATACGGAGGAATGTCGTTTCGACTATCAATGA
- a CDS encoding endonuclease/exonuclease/phosphatase family protein — protein sequence MSQNRSNSPRLLRWGIKSLLLLLLSAAAYVAVVTYLNGEPEVMMSEVEPVFVSQCVAAPGSQALDNDGQLRVGVWNIYKQQKRGWQQDLSKIAQRSELMLLQEAKLNAGFNQYLNGSSLHLVMAKAFSLLKSPVGVMNLATEQARDACAYHAVEPWIRFAKSTLISRYPLSNGQTLLVVNLHGINFDWQLKSYRAQWQQIVQKINLHQGPVILGGDFNTWRGQRMAYIEQLAHQLRLKEAVYEEDKRQRVFGLPLDHLYYRGLNLVAAESFTSQASDHNPIWAEFRLKPMAH from the coding sequence GTGAGCCAAAACCGATCCAATTCGCCGCGTTTACTGCGCTGGGGGATAAAATCATTACTATTATTACTCCTAAGTGCGGCTGCTTATGTGGCCGTGGTGACCTATCTTAACGGTGAGCCTGAGGTGATGATGAGTGAGGTTGAACCGGTTTTTGTCTCCCAATGTGTTGCCGCGCCAGGTAGCCAGGCGCTCGATAATGATGGGCAACTCAGGGTCGGTGTGTGGAACATCTATAAGCAGCAAAAGCGTGGCTGGCAGCAGGATCTCAGTAAAATCGCCCAACGTAGCGAGCTCATGTTGTTGCAGGAAGCTAAGTTAAACGCAGGCTTTAATCAGTACCTGAACGGCTCAAGCCTGCATCTGGTGATGGCTAAGGCATTCTCGCTGCTGAAATCCCCCGTGGGGGTAATGAACCTCGCCACAGAGCAGGCGCGCGATGCCTGCGCCTATCATGCGGTGGAGCCCTGGATCCGTTTTGCCAAGTCGACCCTCATTTCACGTTACCCCCTGTCTAATGGACAGACCCTTCTGGTGGTTAATCTACACGGCATCAACTTCGATTGGCAGCTTAAGAGCTATCGCGCCCAGTGGCAGCAGATAGTGCAGAAAATCAATCTGCATCAGGGCCCCGTGATATTAGGTGGTGATTTTAATACTTGGCGTGGGCAGCGCATGGCCTATATCGAGCAGCTCGCCCACCAGCTCAGGCTGAAGGAGGCGGTATATGAGGAAGACAAGCGTCAGCGGGTGTTCGGCTTGCCGCTGGATCATCTCTATTATCGTGGCCTGAATCTGGTTGCGGCCGAGTCTTTTACTAGCCAGGCATCGGATCACAATCCCATCTGGGCTGAGTTCAGGTTAAAGCCAATGGCACATTAG
- the cls gene encoding cardiolipin synthase: MENVHQILAIVGVFIYWLFLGAIALRLVIKRRTIGVSFSWILVIYFLPLVGIIAYILFGELHLGQTRASRSKSMFKPYGQWFAALYQHPLHTPERQSDHAKAISQLCDTQLGIPSLSGNQLCLQHTPSSILNSIIQDIEAAKENIVMEFYIWHPGGLADDVAKAVIKASKRGVAVKLLLDAAGSRTFFNSPWPTLLRAAGVEISQALSVSPLRMFFRRLDLRLHRKIVVIDNHIAYTGSMNLVDPKYFKQGEGVGQWIDVMVRMVGPAVPLVNTVAAWDWEVETSERYLPEPPGIPEKPYASSHEISYEISCEPSGEVSREADSLVQVIPSGPGMPEEVIHQVLLQSLYQACRKIVITTPYFVPSENLLDALVTAAARGVDVNIIIPQKNDSTMVKWASRSFFAELLKAGVKIHRFRGGLLHTKSVLIDDEHSLIGTVNMDMRSLWLNFELTLAVDDKVFAEALRVLQQGYIDNAEQLEYKRWQSRPLYQRVIEHLFYLFSPLL; this comes from the coding sequence ATGGAAAATGTACATCAAATCCTCGCCATTGTAGGCGTATTCATCTATTGGTTGTTTCTTGGCGCCATCGCGCTGCGCTTGGTGATTAAACGCCGCACCATAGGGGTCTCCTTCTCCTGGATATTGGTGATCTATTTTCTCCCCCTCGTCGGTATCATCGCCTACATCCTGTTTGGCGAGCTGCACCTGGGGCAGACCCGAGCGAGTCGCTCCAAGTCGATGTTCAAACCCTACGGCCAATGGTTTGCGGCCCTGTATCAGCATCCGCTGCACACGCCAGAGCGGCAGAGTGACCACGCCAAAGCCATCAGTCAGCTGTGCGATACTCAGCTCGGCATACCCTCGCTCAGCGGCAACCAGCTCTGCTTGCAGCATACGCCATCTAGCATACTCAACTCCATCATCCAGGATATCGAGGCAGCCAAAGAAAACATCGTCATGGAGTTCTATATCTGGCATCCTGGCGGGCTAGCCGATGATGTCGCCAAGGCAGTCATAAAAGCCTCAAAACGTGGCGTCGCGGTAAAACTCCTGCTGGACGCCGCCGGTAGCCGCACCTTTTTTAACTCTCCCTGGCCAACTCTGCTACGCGCGGCCGGCGTAGAGATATCACAGGCCCTCAGCGTTAGTCCCTTGAGGATGTTCTTCAGACGCTTAGATCTTCGCCTTCACCGTAAGATAGTGGTTATCGATAATCATATCGCCTATACAGGTTCGATGAACCTGGTGGATCCTAAGTACTTTAAGCAGGGAGAAGGCGTCGGCCAGTGGATCGACGTCATGGTGCGCATGGTGGGGCCAGCAGTACCGCTAGTCAACACTGTCGCCGCCTGGGATTGGGAGGTGGAAACCAGCGAGCGTTATTTGCCCGAGCCACCAGGTATTCCAGAAAAACCATATGCATCATCACACGAGATATCATATGAGATATCATGTGAGCCATCAGGTGAAGTGAGCCGTGAGGCAGATTCCCTGGTACAGGTGATCCCCTCAGGGCCTGGGATGCCTGAAGAGGTGATCCACCAGGTGTTGCTACAGAGTCTCTACCAGGCTTGCCGTAAAATAGTGATCACCACCCCCTACTTTGTGCCCAGCGAGAACCTACTGGATGCCCTGGTGACTGCGGCGGCGCGGGGCGTCGATGTCAACATCATCATTCCCCAGAAGAATGACTCGACTATGGTCAAATGGGCCAGCCGCTCCTTCTTTGCCGAGCTGCTCAAGGCCGGGGTGAAGATCCATAGATTCAGGGGCGGCCTGCTGCATACCAAGTCTGTGTTAATCGATGATGAGCACAGCCTCATTGGCACGGTTAACATGGATATGCGCAGCCTTTGGCTCAACTTCGAACTAACCCTTGCAGTAGATGACAAGGTATTTGCCGAAGCCTTAAGAGTGCTGCAGCAGGGCTATATCGACAATGCCGAGCAGCTTGAATACAAACGTTGGCAGAGTAGACCACTATATCAGCGGGTGATTGAACACCTCTTCTATCTCTTCAGTCCTTTGCTTTAG
- a CDS encoding zinc ribbon domain-containing protein YjdM, whose translation MSDTIPPCPKCESPYAYEDGSLLICPECAHEWNPNEVAVDPDAIILKDAVGNLLEEGDKVTLIKDLKVKGTSLTLKVGTKAVINRFVDADHDIDCKVDGHGQMMLKSKFVKKQS comes from the coding sequence ATGAGCGATACAATTCCACCATGCCCAAAATGTGAGTCACCTTATGCCTATGAAGATGGCTCATTGTTGATCTGTCCAGAATGTGCTCATGAATGGAACCCTAACGAAGTGGCTGTCGACCCCGATGCCATCATCCTGAAAGATGCGGTAGGCAACCTGTTAGAAGAGGGTGACAAGGTTACCCTGATTAAAGATCTTAAGGTGAAGGGCACTTCGCTGACCCTGAAAGTGGGTACCAAGGCGGTGATCAACCGTTTCGTCGATGCCGACCACGATATTGACTGTAAGGTTGATGGTCACGGCCAGATGATGCTGAAATCTAAGTTCGTGAAGAAGCAGAGCTAA
- a CDS encoding ribbon-helix-helix domain-containing protein, producing the protein MENKTARFTVLLDPSKKQAFEQLCASQDLTPSQVVRQLIRGYLEQHGVSYGQAEPTKNPKVKS; encoded by the coding sequence ATGGAAAATAAGACGGCACGCTTTACCGTGTTACTCGACCCTAGCAAGAAACAGGCATTCGAACAGTTGTGCGCCTCTCAGGATTTGACACCATCACAGGTCGTCAGACAGCTGATCCGCGGTTATCTAGAGCAACATGGCGTAAGCTATGGTCAGGCCGAGCCGACCAAGAATCCTAAGGTTAAATCTTAA